A DNA window from Malus domestica chromosome 12, GDT2T_hap1 contains the following coding sequences:
- the LOC103451353 gene encoding ankyrin repeat-containing protein BDA1-like isoform X1, translating into MSNYSSSSEKLFTCSGMYIYTHTPMEMMLAQTFAMDSRMFDACQTGDVQLLHRLLAENPLLLHSLALTSTENPLHVASIAGHVDCVKEIVRLKPDYVEEMNQDGFSPMHIASANGYLEIVREMLRVDLRFCRIQGRDEWTPLHYAASRGRVDIIREMVLACPESVEDVTVQGETVIHLAVKCSQFKAIKFLVELIAETNKVNVLNMKDKHGNTVLHLATLKKQRQVVEGLVGNETIAGALEVNSVNDRGLTALDLVFPNETGDWEMDAILRGAGALKARDIVHSGVQFSNSHSHNHNHTSSETHQLQQEQQEQQKTNRWEYFQFKKGRDSPSDARNALLVVASLVATATFQVGLNPPNGIWQDSSDVNNNGTRSSNEPVHLAGKSIMGSYSEVSFVVFVVLNSIGFYFAIYTMYVLTANFPLKLELRICFEAVYYAYSTAVYNNAPSDNTSLYITVFTMVLPFLGPYLVEWARHPVIIRLTKRLRKWILRFFELTSNFARCRGSKTMLNV; encoded by the exons ATGTCAAACTATTCCTCATCTAGTGAAAAACTATTCACCTGCTCaggcatgtatatatatacacacactccAATGGAGATgatgttg GCCCAAACCTTTGCAATGGATTCAAGGATGTTTGACGCTTGTCAGACGGGAGATGTCCAACTTCTGCATCGATTGCTGGCAGAGAATCCACTTCTACTCCATAGCCTTGCCCTGACTTCCACAGAGAATCCTTTACATGTTGCTTCGATTGCTGGGCATGTCGACTGTGTCAAGGAGATTGTGAGGTTGAAACCAGATTATGTTGAAGAAATGAACCAGGATGGTTTTAGCCCCATGCACATTGCATCTGCCAATGGGTATTTGGAAATTGTAAGGGAGATGCTGAGAGTTGACCTGAGATTCTGCCGGATACAGGGAAGAGATGAGTGGACTCCTCTCCACTATGCCGCTAGCAGAGGGAGGGTAGACATAATTAGAGAAATGGTCTTGGCTTGTCCAGAAAGTGTTGAAGATGTGACCGTACAAGGGGAGACTGTTATTCACCTTGCTGTTAAGTGCAGCCAGTTTAAAGCAATTAAATTTTTGGTGGAATTGATTGCAGAAACGAACAAGGTGAACGTCCTGAACATGAAGGATAAGCATGGCAACACAGTTCTTCATCTAGCAACCTTGAAAAAACAACGTCAG GTGGTGGAAGGATTAGTTGGCAATGAAACAATTGCAGGAGCCTTGGAAGTAAATTCTGTAAACGATAGGGGTCTCACAGCTTTGGATCTGGTCTTCCCAAATGAAACCGGTGATTGGGAAATGGATGCAATCCTTCGTGGTGCTGGAGCTTTGAAAGCAAGAGATATAGTCCACTCTGGTGTCCAATTCTCCAATTCTCATAGCCATAACCATAACCACACGTCATCAGAGACTCATCAGTTGCAGCAGGAGCAGCAGGAGCAGCAGAAGACAAATAGGTGGGAATACTTCCAGTTCAAAAAGGGCAGAGACAGTCCTAGCGATGCACGTAACGCGCTGCTAGTTGTCGCTTCACTGGTGGCTACGGCCACCTTTCAAGTGGGACTCAACCCTCCAAATGGAATTTGGCAGGACAGTAGTGATGTGAATAATAATGGGACTCGCAGCAGCAATGAACCAGTACACTTGGCAGGAAAGTCCATCATGGGTTCTTATAGTGAAGTTTCATTCGTCGTTTTTGTGGTTCTCAACTCGATTGGATTTTACTTTGCTATTTACACCATGTACGTCCTCACAGCCAATTTCCCTCTCAAGTTGGAACTTCGAATCTGCTTCGAAGCGGTATACTACGCCTACAGCACTGCGGTTTACAACAATGCACCATCAGATAACACCTCGCTCTATATCACCGTGTTCACAATGGTTTTGCCTTTTTTGGGCCCATATCTTGTCGAATGGGCTAGACACCCGGTCATAATCAGGCTTACAAAACGTCTCCGAAAATGGATCCTTCGGTTCTTTGAATTAACAAGCAATTTTGCCCGATGCCGTGGGTCTAAAACCATGTTAAACgtataa
- the LOC103451353 gene encoding ankyrin repeat-containing protein BDA1-like isoform X2, with translation MAQTFAMDSRMFDACQTGDVQLLHRLLAENPLLLHSLALTSTENPLHVASIAGHVDCVKEIVRLKPDYVEEMNQDGFSPMHIASANGYLEIVREMLRVDLRFCRIQGRDEWTPLHYAASRGRVDIIREMVLACPESVEDVTVQGETVIHLAVKCSQFKAIKFLVELIAETNKVNVLNMKDKHGNTVLHLATLKKQRQVVEGLVGNETIAGALEVNSVNDRGLTALDLVFPNETGDWEMDAILRGAGALKARDIVHSGVQFSNSHSHNHNHTSSETHQLQQEQQEQQKTNRWEYFQFKKGRDSPSDARNALLVVASLVATATFQVGLNPPNGIWQDSSDVNNNGTRSSNEPVHLAGKSIMGSYSEVSFVVFVVLNSIGFYFAIYTMYVLTANFPLKLELRICFEAVYYAYSTAVYNNAPSDNTSLYITVFTMVLPFLGPYLVEWARHPVIIRLTKRLRKWILRFFELTSNFARCRGSKTMLNV, from the exons atg GCCCAAACCTTTGCAATGGATTCAAGGATGTTTGACGCTTGTCAGACGGGAGATGTCCAACTTCTGCATCGATTGCTGGCAGAGAATCCACTTCTACTCCATAGCCTTGCCCTGACTTCCACAGAGAATCCTTTACATGTTGCTTCGATTGCTGGGCATGTCGACTGTGTCAAGGAGATTGTGAGGTTGAAACCAGATTATGTTGAAGAAATGAACCAGGATGGTTTTAGCCCCATGCACATTGCATCTGCCAATGGGTATTTGGAAATTGTAAGGGAGATGCTGAGAGTTGACCTGAGATTCTGCCGGATACAGGGAAGAGATGAGTGGACTCCTCTCCACTATGCCGCTAGCAGAGGGAGGGTAGACATAATTAGAGAAATGGTCTTGGCTTGTCCAGAAAGTGTTGAAGATGTGACCGTACAAGGGGAGACTGTTATTCACCTTGCTGTTAAGTGCAGCCAGTTTAAAGCAATTAAATTTTTGGTGGAATTGATTGCAGAAACGAACAAGGTGAACGTCCTGAACATGAAGGATAAGCATGGCAACACAGTTCTTCATCTAGCAACCTTGAAAAAACAACGTCAG GTGGTGGAAGGATTAGTTGGCAATGAAACAATTGCAGGAGCCTTGGAAGTAAATTCTGTAAACGATAGGGGTCTCACAGCTTTGGATCTGGTCTTCCCAAATGAAACCGGTGATTGGGAAATGGATGCAATCCTTCGTGGTGCTGGAGCTTTGAAAGCAAGAGATATAGTCCACTCTGGTGTCCAATTCTCCAATTCTCATAGCCATAACCATAACCACACGTCATCAGAGACTCATCAGTTGCAGCAGGAGCAGCAGGAGCAGCAGAAGACAAATAGGTGGGAATACTTCCAGTTCAAAAAGGGCAGAGACAGTCCTAGCGATGCACGTAACGCGCTGCTAGTTGTCGCTTCACTGGTGGCTACGGCCACCTTTCAAGTGGGACTCAACCCTCCAAATGGAATTTGGCAGGACAGTAGTGATGTGAATAATAATGGGACTCGCAGCAGCAATGAACCAGTACACTTGGCAGGAAAGTCCATCATGGGTTCTTATAGTGAAGTTTCATTCGTCGTTTTTGTGGTTCTCAACTCGATTGGATTTTACTTTGCTATTTACACCATGTACGTCCTCACAGCCAATTTCCCTCTCAAGTTGGAACTTCGAATCTGCTTCGAAGCGGTATACTACGCCTACAGCACTGCGGTTTACAACAATGCACCATCAGATAACACCTCGCTCTATATCACCGTGTTCACAATGGTTTTGCCTTTTTTGGGCCCATATCTTGTCGAATGGGCTAGACACCCGGTCATAATCAGGCTTACAAAACGTCTCCGAAAATGGATCCTTCGGTTCTTTGAATTAACAAGCAATTTTGCCCGATGCCGTGGGTCTAAAACCATGTTAAACgtataa
- the LOC103414133 gene encoding ankyrin repeat-containing protein BDA1-like: MDARLFDASQKGDVQLLHQLLAENPLLLHSLALTSTDNPLHVASIAGHVDFVKEVVRLKPDYVEELNQDGFSPMHIASANGYLEIVREMLRVDRRLCQLNGRDEWTPLHYAASRGRVDVIREMVLACPESVEDVTVQGETVIHLAVKCSQFKAIKFLVELVAETNKVHILNMKDKHGDLVLHLATWKKQHQVVEGLVGSETIAGALEVNSVNDRGLTALDLVFPNETGDWEMEAILRGAGALRAGDIVHSGFQFSNSHSHNHNHTSSETHQLQQEPQKTNRWEYFQFKKGRDSPSDARNALLVVASLVATATFQVGLNPPNGIWQDSSDVNNNGTGSSNEPVHLAGRSIMGSYSEVSFVIFVVFNSIGFYFSLYTMIVLTVNFPLQLELQICIIAVYTTYSTAVVNIAPSYNTWLFITVFTSVLPFLVGISAKLARHPVTIRLTKPLGKWILRFFELIWW; this comes from the exons ATGGATGCAAGGCTGTTTGACGCTTCTCAGAAGGGAGATGTCCAACTTTTGCATCAATTGCTGGCAGAGAATCCACTTCTACTCCATAGCCTTGCGCTAACTTCCACAGATAATCCTTTACATGTTGCTTCGATTGCTGGGCATGTCGACTTTGTCAAGGAGGTTGTGAGGTTGAAACCAGATTATGTCGAAGAACTGAACCAGGATGGTTTTAGCCCCATGCATATTGCATCCGCCAATGGGTATTTGGAAATTGTAAGGGAGATGCTGAGGGTTGACCGGAGACTCTGCCAGCTAAACGGAAGAGATGAGTGGACTCCTCTTCATTATGCCGCTAGCAGGGGGAGGGTAGACGTAATTAGAGAAATGGTCTTGGCTTGTCCAGAAAGTGTTGAAGATGTGACCGTACAAGGGGAGACTGTTATTCACCTTGCTGTTAAGTGCAGCCAGTTTAAAGCAATCAAATTTTTGGTGGAATTGGTTGCAGAAACGAACAAGGTGCACATCCTGAACATGAAGGATAAGCATGGCGACTTAGTTCTTCATCTAGCAACCTGGAAAAAACAACATCAG GTGGTGGAAGGATTAGTTGGCAGTGAAACAATTGCAGGAGCCTTGGAAGTAAATTCTGTAAACGATAGGGGTCTCACAGCTTTGGATCTGGTCTTCCCAAATGAAACCGGTGATTGGGAAATGGAGGCAATCCTTCGTGGTGCTGGAGCTTTGAGAGCAGGAGATATAGTCCACTCTGGTTTCCAATTCTCCAATTCTCATAGCCATAACCATAACCACACGTCATCAGAGACTCATCAGTTGCAGCAGGAGCCGCAGAAGACAAATAGGTGGGAATACTTCCAGTTCAAAAAGGGCAGAGACAGTCCTAGCGATGCACGTAACGCGCTGCTAGTTGTCGCTTCACTAGTGGCTACGGCCACCTTTCAAGTGGGACTCAACCCTCCAAATGGAATTTGGCAGGATAGTAGTGATGTGAATAATAATGGGACTGGCAGCAGCAATGAACCAGTACACTTGGCAGGAAGGTCCATCATGGGTTCTTATAGTGAAGTTTCATTCGTcatttttgtggttttcaactcGATTGGATTTTACTTTTCACTTTACACCATGATCGTCCTCACAGTCAATTTCCCTCTCCAGTTGGAGCTTCAAATCTGCATCATAGCGGTATACACCACCTACAGCACTGCGGTTGTCAACATTGCACCATCATATAACACTTGGCTCTTTATCACTGTGTTCACATCGGTTTTGCCTTTTTTGGTCGGAATTTCTGCCAAATTGGCTAGGCACCCGGTCACGATCAGGCTTACAAAACCTCTCGGAAAATGGATCCTTCGGTTCTTTGAATTAATTTGGTGGTAA
- the LOC103450983 gene encoding protein CANDIDATE G-PROTEIN COUPLED RECEPTOR 2-like produces MQAPQEASSQSGLPIPLTQAPNSTIDDGVSGSEFYSWLGECHGFFHNVALMVPSLLFVLYLAFQSRKSFSKLSHGRSYIMIAYYGCLWLVSLLNLAWCCFQAWECSPGKEVTWNILSLFTTSGMLFLEVSLLAFLLQGNYASGLEALTRTFFISGILVVLDILLKAIYLFGLGIPLFIDNNDRAHRTKWALWVVHRLVITAIYGFILFMYHSKWRERLPARPAFYKYTAIMFTLNVLVLFACLLTGNGAGFGFWLYSATIVCYHAFYLPLLYVTFLADFFQEEDLNLENVYYSEMKDAGFFDADWE; encoded by the exons ATGCAAGCTCCCCAAGAAGCTTCCTCGCAATCCGGACTCCCAATTCCACTCACCCAGGCCCCAAATTCAACCATAGACGACGGCGTTTCGGGCTCCGAATTCTACAGCTGGCTCGGCGAATGTCATGGGTTCTTCCACAATGTGGCTCTGATGGTGCCCTCGCTTCTCTTCGTCCTGTATTTGGCGTTTCAATCGAGAAAAAGCTTCTCGAAGCTCTCCCATGGCCGCTCTTATATCATGATTGCCTACTACGGGTGCCTCTGGCTTGTTAGCTTGCTCAATCTTGCTTGGTGCTGTTTTCAG GCATGGGAGTGCAGTCCTGGAAAAGAAGTAACATGGAATATATTATCTTTGTTCACAACCTCCGGGATGCTATTTTTGGAAGTAAGCTTGCTGGCATTTTTGCTTCAGGGGAATTATGCAAGTGGACTGGAAGCTTTGACACGGACTTTTTTTATCTCAGGGATCCTTGTTGTTTTGGATATACTTCTCAAG GCAATATATCTATTTGGACTTGGCATTCCATTGTTCATTGACAATAATGACCGTGCACATCGAACAAAGTGGGCCTTGTGGGTTGTCCACAGGCTAGTGATTACTGCAATTTACGGCTTCATATTGTTCATGTACCATTCCAAGTGGAGAGAGAGGTTACCAG CAAGACCTGCATTCTACAAGTATACCGCTATCATGTTTACGTTAAACGTACTAGTACTGTTTGCTTGCTTGCTTACTGGAAATGGGGCTGGATTTGGATTCTG GCTATATAGTGCTACTATTGTCTGTTATCACGCCTTTTATCTTCCACTTCTGTACGTAACATTTCTGGCAGACTTCTTCCAG GAGGaagatttaaatttggagaaTGTGTACTATTCAGAAATGAAAGATGCCGGTTTCTTTGACGCGGATTGGGAGTGA
- the LOC103451353 gene encoding ankyrin repeat-containing protein BDA1-like isoform X3, with protein MKMRMFDACQTGDVQLLHRLLAENPLLLHSLALTSTENPLHVASIAGHVDCVKEIVRLKPDYVEEMNQDGFSPMHIASANGYLEIVREMLRVDLRFCRIQGRDEWTPLHYAASRGRVDIIREMVLACPESVEDVTVQGETVIHLAVKCSQFKAIKFLVELIAETNKVNVLNMKDKHGNTVLHLATLKKQRQVVEGLVGNETIAGALEVNSVNDRGLTALDLVFPNETGDWEMDAILRGAGALKARDIVHSGVQFSNSHSHNHNHTSSETHQLQQEQQEQQKTNRWEYFQFKKGRDSPSDARNALLVVASLVATATFQVGLNPPNGIWQDSSDVNNNGTRSSNEPVHLAGKSIMGSYSEVSFVVFVVLNSIGFYFAIYTMYVLTANFPLKLELRICFEAVYYAYSTAVYNNAPSDNTSLYITVFTMVLPFLGPYLVEWARHPVIIRLTKRLRKWILRFFELTSNFARCRGSKTMLNV; from the exons ATGAAGATGAG GATGTTTGACGCTTGTCAGACGGGAGATGTCCAACTTCTGCATCGATTGCTGGCAGAGAATCCACTTCTACTCCATAGCCTTGCCCTGACTTCCACAGAGAATCCTTTACATGTTGCTTCGATTGCTGGGCATGTCGACTGTGTCAAGGAGATTGTGAGGTTGAAACCAGATTATGTTGAAGAAATGAACCAGGATGGTTTTAGCCCCATGCACATTGCATCTGCCAATGGGTATTTGGAAATTGTAAGGGAGATGCTGAGAGTTGACCTGAGATTCTGCCGGATACAGGGAAGAGATGAGTGGACTCCTCTCCACTATGCCGCTAGCAGAGGGAGGGTAGACATAATTAGAGAAATGGTCTTGGCTTGTCCAGAAAGTGTTGAAGATGTGACCGTACAAGGGGAGACTGTTATTCACCTTGCTGTTAAGTGCAGCCAGTTTAAAGCAATTAAATTTTTGGTGGAATTGATTGCAGAAACGAACAAGGTGAACGTCCTGAACATGAAGGATAAGCATGGCAACACAGTTCTTCATCTAGCAACCTTGAAAAAACAACGTCAG GTGGTGGAAGGATTAGTTGGCAATGAAACAATTGCAGGAGCCTTGGAAGTAAATTCTGTAAACGATAGGGGTCTCACAGCTTTGGATCTGGTCTTCCCAAATGAAACCGGTGATTGGGAAATGGATGCAATCCTTCGTGGTGCTGGAGCTTTGAAAGCAAGAGATATAGTCCACTCTGGTGTCCAATTCTCCAATTCTCATAGCCATAACCATAACCACACGTCATCAGAGACTCATCAGTTGCAGCAGGAGCAGCAGGAGCAGCAGAAGACAAATAGGTGGGAATACTTCCAGTTCAAAAAGGGCAGAGACAGTCCTAGCGATGCACGTAACGCGCTGCTAGTTGTCGCTTCACTGGTGGCTACGGCCACCTTTCAAGTGGGACTCAACCCTCCAAATGGAATTTGGCAGGACAGTAGTGATGTGAATAATAATGGGACTCGCAGCAGCAATGAACCAGTACACTTGGCAGGAAAGTCCATCATGGGTTCTTATAGTGAAGTTTCATTCGTCGTTTTTGTGGTTCTCAACTCGATTGGATTTTACTTTGCTATTTACACCATGTACGTCCTCACAGCCAATTTCCCTCTCAAGTTGGAACTTCGAATCTGCTTCGAAGCGGTATACTACGCCTACAGCACTGCGGTTTACAACAATGCACCATCAGATAACACCTCGCTCTATATCACCGTGTTCACAATGGTTTTGCCTTTTTTGGGCCCATATCTTGTCGAATGGGCTAGACACCCGGTCATAATCAGGCTTACAAAACGTCTCCGAAAATGGATCCTTCGGTTCTTTGAATTAACAAGCAATTTTGCCCGATGCCGTGGGTCTAAAACCATGTTAAACgtataa